The Halomicronema hongdechloris C2206 genome includes a window with the following:
- a CDS encoding ABC transporter substrate-binding protein: MTLRFGKAFSKFAWQLYFLIGLLIVQVVALLMWGLAWMSATTPTTLSFVVPLDEAEYWQPLVDDFEADNPDIELELVQGEYTTDQVKAIYTSDLSTGQPQYDLIYMDIIWVPWFASEGWLADLSGYLSSDELAQFIPSEVAAGRYQGRLYRIPFRPDVGVLLYNQAVLEQGQVSPPTTWRHLMDRSQTLQAQTRVPWGYLWQGRAYEGLVVNFVEVLAGMGGTWIDADTGEVGLDQPVAIAAAQFLHQTIQQGVSPETITSYGETESFQQFQAGESAFLRSWPYFWRLVQADAASADSVGLAALPKAPGKSGSACRGGWGFAIPQATEHLEQAWRAVEYLTSTAVQRQFVLSSGHLPSRLDLFEAPDILERYPHFPELLTRLTDHSIFRPQIPQYDRASQILQTHLWRLLIGEQSAEQAMARAAQETRALLGGVLDSGRTDSVRNQTSATRLPL; the protein is encoded by the coding sequence GTGACTCTTCGATTTGGGAAGGCATTTTCGAAATTCGCTTGGCAGCTCTACTTTCTGATCGGGCTGCTGATTGTTCAAGTGGTTGCTTTACTGATGTGGGGGTTGGCCTGGATGTCAGCAACGACGCCCACTACGTTATCGTTTGTAGTTCCTCTAGACGAGGCAGAGTATTGGCAGCCGTTAGTCGATGATTTTGAGGCGGATAATCCGGATATTGAGCTGGAGTTGGTGCAGGGGGAATATACCACTGACCAGGTGAAGGCCATTTACACCTCTGATTTGAGTACCGGGCAACCCCAGTATGACCTGATCTACATGGATATTATTTGGGTGCCCTGGTTTGCTAGCGAGGGATGGCTGGCAGATCTTTCGGGTTATCTCTCTTCCGATGAATTAGCCCAATTTATCCCGAGCGAGGTGGCAGCTGGTCGTTATCAGGGGCGCCTCTATCGAATTCCGTTCCGTCCTGATGTTGGTGTGCTGCTCTATAACCAGGCTGTCTTGGAGCAAGGACAGGTGTCTCCCCCGACCACCTGGCGTCACTTGATGGATAGGTCCCAAACCTTGCAGGCGCAAACTAGGGTGCCCTGGGGCTATCTCTGGCAAGGGCGAGCCTATGAGGGATTGGTCGTTAACTTCGTCGAGGTATTAGCAGGGATGGGAGGGACCTGGATCGATGCTGATACAGGGGAGGTGGGTTTGGATCAACCCGTTGCGATCGCAGCCGCCCAATTTCTGCATCAGACGATCCAACAGGGTGTCTCTCCCGAGACGATTACCAGCTATGGTGAGACCGAATCCTTTCAGCAGTTTCAGGCTGGGGAGAGCGCCTTCTTGAGGAGTTGGCCCTATTTCTGGCGACTGGTCCAGGCCGATGCTGCCTCGGCGGACTCCGTTGGCTTGGCGGCCTTACCCAAAGCTCCTGGGAAATCTGGAAGTGCTTGCCGGGGCGGCTGGGGCTTTGCCATTCCCCAAGCTACTGAGCATCTAGAGCAAGCCTGGCGAGCCGTCGAATACCTGACCAGTACCGCGGTGCAACGGCAATTTGTGCTCTCTTCTGGCCATCTACCCAGTCGTTTGGACTTGTTTGAAGCCCCTGACATCCTGGAGCGATATCCTCACTTTCCCGAGCTATTGACACGGCTGACTGACCATTCCATCTTCCGACCCCAGATTCCCCAGTATGACCGAGCCTCCCAGATTCTACAAACCCATCTCTGGCGCCTGTTGATCGGCGAGCAGTCGGCAGAGCAGGCCATGGCACGAGCGGCTCAAGAGACCCGAGCGCTTCTGGGGGGTGTCCTCGACTCGGGGAGAACTGACTCGGTCAGGAATCAGACTTCAGCAACCCGCTTGCCCCTCTAG
- a CDS encoding glycosyltransferase, giving the protein MTILDTYAQVAGEEVVTQLRQLAAPLKGKRIIHVNSTAVGGGVAEILSKLVPLMRELDLEVTWEVIKGDEDFFQCTKSMHNALQGNPVPISDQHLHHYGDVNADNADQLRDSLQTADYVFIHDPQPAALLSHMPHRQGKWIWRCHIDVSHPYRPVWKFLRHHIAPYDASIFSLAAFAQALPHPEYIIPPSIDPLSEKNLDLQAQEIQQMCDRYGIDTTRPWFIQVSRFDRFKDPVGVIRAYKLATKFLPSLQLVLAGGTADDDPEGAIVLAEVKEAAADDPDIHILALPPDANRTINALQRGADIVMQKSTREGFGLTVTEGMWKGKPVIGGNTGGIRLQVINHHTGFLVNTPEGAALRVRYLLSQPAKLIEMGQKAKEFVRENFLLTRQLREYLTLMVALMYGSEDRIEL; this is encoded by the coding sequence ATGACCATACTCGACACCTATGCCCAGGTTGCCGGAGAAGAAGTCGTCACTCAACTGCGGCAACTAGCAGCTCCCCTCAAGGGTAAGCGCATTATCCATGTCAACTCCACGGCGGTGGGGGGTGGGGTGGCCGAAATCTTGAGTAAACTGGTGCCTCTGATGCGGGAACTGGACCTAGAGGTTACCTGGGAGGTCATCAAAGGGGATGAAGACTTTTTCCAGTGCACCAAGTCTATGCACAATGCCCTGCAGGGCAATCCGGTGCCGATCAGCGACCAGCATCTGCATCACTATGGAGACGTAAACGCCGACAATGCCGATCAACTGCGGGACTCCCTGCAGACCGCAGACTATGTGTTCATCCACGATCCCCAACCTGCAGCGCTGCTATCCCATATGCCCCATCGCCAGGGCAAATGGATCTGGCGCTGCCATATCGATGTCAGCCATCCCTATCGGCCGGTGTGGAAATTCCTGCGACACCACATCGCTCCCTATGATGCCAGCATCTTCTCCCTGGCTGCCTTTGCCCAAGCCTTGCCCCACCCGGAATATATTATTCCTCCCAGCATCGATCCCCTCAGCGAGAAGAATCTGGACCTGCAGGCCCAGGAGATCCAGCAGATGTGCGATCGCTACGGCATCGACACCACTCGCCCTTGGTTCATTCAGGTCTCCCGCTTCGATCGCTTCAAAGACCCGGTCGGTGTCATTCGCGCCTACAAACTCGCCACTAAATTTCTGCCCAGCCTGCAGTTGGTCTTAGCGGGGGGCACTGCCGACGACGATCCTGAGGGGGCGATTGTACTGGCCGAGGTCAAGGAAGCCGCCGCCGATGATCCCGACATTCATATCCTGGCCTTACCTCCCGATGCCAACCGCACCATCAATGCCCTGCAACGGGGGGCCGACATCGTCATGCAAAAATCGACCCGGGAAGGCTTTGGCCTCACCGTCACCGAGGGGATGTGGAAGGGTAAGCCGGTGATTGGGGGCAACACCGGGGGAATTCGTCTGCAGGTAATCAATCACCATACTGGCTTCCTGGTCAATACCCCTGAGGGCGCTGCCCTGCGGGTCCGCTATTTGCTCAGTCAACCGGCCAAACTCATTGAAATGGGCCAAAAAGCCAAGGAATTTGTCCGGGAAAATTTCTTGCTGACCCGACAGTTGCGAGAATATCTCACCCTGATGGTGGCCCTCATGTACGGTTCCGAGGACCGCATTGAACTCTAG
- a CDS encoding DUF5752 family protein, translating to MDSSDANMDAFALKDCALISIATGKKAESLKELRSCLLTISLDSIYLHFWGGLLKSRFEEREFNNDFAAWCRHSLHDHPLAERLAVLDPQDYGDLEALRQEMLSIVEERLDESEYLHWVLASDPFEFLRSQIVVFDTYQRIQRPEELTTLLPHLSTSSLFYHFIDARRRLPEGIDDFRYWLAGFDGQYQPLADELAGVDPYFESLTALRQQVTTIFETCCPGNTP from the coding sequence ATGGACTCATCTGACGCCAATATGGATGCCTTTGCCCTCAAAGACTGCGCCCTGATTTCCATTGCCACCGGCAAAAAGGCGGAATCCTTAAAAGAGCTGCGCAGCTGCTTACTCACCATTAGTCTGGACAGCATTTATCTGCACTTCTGGGGCGGGTTGCTCAAGTCTCGCTTCGAAGAGCGGGAATTTAACAACGACTTCGCGGCCTGGTGCCGCCATAGCCTCCACGACCATCCCCTGGCCGAGCGCCTGGCTGTGCTCGATCCTCAGGACTACGGCGATCTAGAGGCCCTACGGCAGGAAATGCTAAGTATCGTCGAAGAGCGGCTCGATGAGAGTGAGTACCTGCACTGGGTATTGGCCAGCGACCCCTTCGAATTTTTGCGATCGCAAATCGTCGTTTTCGACACCTACCAGCGGATTCAACGCCCGGAAGAACTGACCACCCTGCTGCCCCACCTCTCCACCAGCAGCTTGTTTTATCACTTCATCGATGCCCGTCGCCGCCTACCAGAAGGTATTGATGATTTTCGCTACTGGCTGGCCGGGTTCGACGGTCAATACCAGCCCCTCGCCGATGAACTCGCTGGCGTCGATCCCTACTTCGAAAGCCTGACGGCCCTGCGCCAGCAAGTCACCACGATTTTCGAAACCTGCTGCCCAGGGAACACCCCATGA
- a CDS encoding GTPase family protein: MILTRWQWIVLGLPVVGLVSFLGVAAAWQIHAWQLNWIWAVIILLLLGWRWLLVRWTQPARSQIDDLVDQASQKLEEAQQTDTGEIATAVEAALQRVLQVAESDPPIWEDWPRFWQRCQELVSAIAQIYYPEVKYPLLNIYVPQAYGLIRGTVDDLDRWMQQLSPVLNQVTVGQAVQAYELYQRVEPSARWVWRLFNWSQWLWNPAAAAARLASQRYGNQATQQLLANLGTLARQKALQTLCHQAVLLYGGDRSALPQPLLQESPPAEETTQTLRQILQQAEPTEPVEKKPVEILLLGRTGAGKSSLINTLFAADQAEVDVLPSTDKIQRYQWSSQDGHRLILWDTPGYEQIARDDVRQSVMEKAATADLLLLVTPALDPALRMDVDLLQELRHQGHDHPAIAIVTQVDRLRPLREWSPPYDWQWGERAKEVAIREATQYRADALADSCDRVLPLVTYDAQAQRSPWNADALALTLIDTMAPAKQSRLGRFLRQRQARIVAAAKIIERYALQMTTNQGLTALLKSPVLQFLSTLTTGSPALAQVLANRIPVEELPLVIGKLQMAYELFQVVAPDDAHFDLLGLWPLMVDNPAAPDRTATALGHALVAYWSESLVLDQLQTRFRHYLNASPAPSTPSWGETR; the protein is encoded by the coding sequence ATGATACTAACGCGATGGCAGTGGATAGTCCTGGGCTTGCCAGTAGTGGGGCTGGTGAGTTTTTTAGGGGTGGCGGCGGCATGGCAGATTCATGCCTGGCAGCTGAACTGGATCTGGGCGGTGATCATTCTGCTGTTGCTGGGCTGGCGCTGGTTATTGGTGCGATGGACCCAGCCCGCTAGGAGCCAGATTGATGATCTAGTCGATCAGGCTAGTCAAAAACTGGAAGAGGCTCAACAGACCGATACCGGCGAGATCGCAACGGCGGTGGAAGCCGCGTTGCAACGGGTGCTGCAGGTTGCTGAGAGCGACCCCCCCATCTGGGAAGACTGGCCTCGATTTTGGCAGCGCTGTCAGGAGCTGGTCAGTGCGATCGCACAGATCTACTACCCAGAGGTGAAATATCCCCTGCTCAATATCTATGTCCCCCAAGCCTACGGGCTGATTCGGGGCACTGTCGACGACCTCGATCGATGGATGCAACAGCTCTCGCCAGTACTGAATCAGGTCACCGTTGGCCAGGCCGTACAGGCTTACGAACTGTATCAACGGGTGGAACCCTCTGCCCGCTGGGTTTGGCGCCTATTCAACTGGTCCCAGTGGCTCTGGAATCCAGCTGCCGCTGCGGCTCGGCTGGCCAGCCAACGCTACGGCAACCAAGCCACCCAGCAACTGCTGGCCAATCTGGGCACCCTGGCTCGCCAGAAAGCCTTGCAAACCCTGTGTCATCAGGCCGTGCTGCTCTACGGCGGTGACCGCTCTGCCCTGCCCCAACCCCTGCTGCAGGAGTCTCCCCCTGCCGAGGAGACAACCCAGACCCTGCGCCAGATTCTACAGCAGGCAGAGCCCACGGAACCGGTTGAGAAAAAACCCGTGGAAATCTTACTGCTGGGTCGCACCGGTGCCGGCAAAAGCAGCTTGATTAACACCTTGTTTGCAGCCGATCAGGCCGAGGTAGATGTGCTGCCCAGCACCGATAAAATCCAACGGTACCAGTGGTCCTCTCAAGACGGCCATCGTCTAATCCTATGGGATACCCCAGGCTATGAGCAGATCGCCCGTGATGATGTGCGCCAGAGTGTGATGGAGAAAGCGGCCACAGCAGACCTGCTGCTACTGGTGACTCCGGCCCTAGATCCAGCCTTAAGGATGGATGTGGACTTATTGCAGGAGTTGCGTCACCAGGGCCATGATCACCCCGCCATTGCCATCGTCACCCAAGTCGATCGGCTGCGCCCACTGCGGGAATGGTCGCCGCCCTATGACTGGCAGTGGGGGGAACGAGCCAAGGAAGTGGCCATCCGCGAGGCCACCCAGTATCGAGCCGATGCCCTGGCAGATAGCTGTGATCGAGTGCTGCCCCTAGTCACCTACGATGCCCAAGCCCAGCGGTCTCCCTGGAACGCCGATGCCTTGGCTCTGACGCTAATCGATACCATGGCTCCGGCTAAGCAGAGTCGCCTGGGCCGGTTTCTCCGGCAGCGGCAGGCCCGCATCGTAGCCGCCGCTAAGATCATCGAACGCTATGCCCTGCAGATGACCACCAACCAGGGGCTGACGGCACTACTGAAGAGCCCGGTGTTGCAATTTCTCTCCACCCTGACCACGGGGTCCCCAGCCTTGGCTCAAGTCTTGGCCAACCGGATTCCGGTGGAAGAGTTGCCCCTGGTGATTGGCAAACTGCAGATGGCCTACGAGCTATTTCAAGTGGTAGCCCCCGATGATGCCCACTTTGACCTGTTGGGGCTGTGGCCCCTGATGGTGGACAATCCCGCCGCGCCCGATCGCACTGCCACCGCCCTGGGCCATGCCTTGGTGGCCTACTGGAGCGAGTCCCTGGTTTTAGACCAGCTGCAAACCCGATTCCGCCATTATTTAAATGCCTCCCCGGCCCCTTCTACTCCTAGCTGGGGAGAAACACGCTAG
- the cobA gene encoding uroporphyrinogen-III C-methyltransferase — translation MKRTGKVYVVGAGPGDMAYLTLRGYTLLRQAQVLVHDALVDERLLAELPSGCDRIDVGKRGGRPSPSQEEIDQLLVQRAQAGKRVVRLKGGDPFIFGRTTSEVQALRQAGCDVEVIPGISSALAAPLLAGIPLTDAVLSHGFAVMTAHDLESLDWPTLAQTQTLVLLMATRRLPEILEQLRQAGKRPETPIAVIRWAGHPQQQVWTGTLLSILQQTKGQSLSPAVVVIGEVVGLRTYLMPSSPTAPLETHCMSKEMETMTAQAPLAGKTVVVTQSAGQSSQFSGYLRRQGATVLEMPALEIRPPSSWQALDDAIASLATVDWLILTSANAVTYFLDRLQHQGHDLRALAGLKIAVVGKKTAQVLQTRGLHADFTPPDFIADSLADTFPEPVQGLTLLFPRVESGGREVLVRAFSDAGAQVLEVPAYESGCPPEPDPQVIQALQQGAVDCLTFASSKTVRHAAQLLEQGLGPEWPTHLPGVCLASIGPKTSETCYQVFGRVDVEAQEYTLEGLTQALVQVLGESR, via the coding sequence ATGAAGCGCACAGGAAAGGTCTATGTGGTTGGGGCCGGGCCAGGAGATATGGCTTACCTCACCCTGCGAGGCTACACGTTGCTGCGGCAGGCTCAGGTGCTGGTCCATGACGCTCTGGTGGATGAACGGCTGCTAGCGGAGTTACCGTCGGGATGCGATCGCATCGATGTGGGCAAGCGCGGCGGCCGGCCTAGCCCCAGCCAGGAGGAGATCGACCAGTTATTGGTGCAGCGGGCTCAGGCGGGTAAGCGAGTAGTGCGGCTGAAGGGGGGCGATCCCTTCATCTTTGGCCGCACCACCTCGGAGGTGCAGGCCCTGCGCCAGGCCGGTTGCGATGTGGAGGTGATCCCGGGGATTTCCTCGGCTCTGGCCGCTCCCCTGCTGGCCGGCATTCCCCTGACCGATGCCGTCTTGAGCCATGGCTTTGCAGTCATGACGGCCCACGACCTGGAGAGTCTAGATTGGCCCACCCTGGCTCAGACCCAAACCCTGGTGCTGTTGATGGCCACTCGACGGCTGCCTGAGATCCTGGAGCAACTGCGGCAGGCGGGCAAGCGCCCGGAAACCCCCATCGCCGTCATCCGCTGGGCCGGACACCCGCAGCAACAGGTGTGGACCGGTACCCTACTGAGCATCCTGCAGCAGACTAAGGGGCAGTCGCTCTCCCCCGCGGTGGTGGTGATCGGGGAGGTGGTGGGGCTGCGTACATACCTGATGCCCTCGTCCCCGACCGCCCCTCTGGAGACCCATTGCATGAGTAAGGAGATGGAGACCATGACTGCCCAGGCCCCCCTGGCTGGCAAGACGGTGGTGGTGACTCAGTCAGCCGGTCAGTCCAGTCAGTTTAGTGGGTATTTACGCCGCCAGGGCGCTACGGTGCTGGAAATGCCAGCCCTGGAGATTCGCCCCCCTTCCAGTTGGCAGGCCCTGGACGATGCGATCGCATCCCTAGCCACCGTCGACTGGTTGATTCTCACCTCCGCCAACGCCGTCACCTATTTCCTGGATCGCCTGCAGCACCAAGGCCATGACCTGCGGGCCCTGGCCGGCCTCAAGATCGCCGTGGTGGGCAAGAAAACGGCCCAGGTGCTGCAAACACGAGGCCTCCACGCCGACTTCACCCCCCCCGACTTCATCGCTGACTCCCTGGCCGACACCTTCCCGGAGCCGGTGCAGGGCCTGACCCTGCTCTTTCCTCGGGTGGAGAGCGGTGGCCGGGAGGTGTTGGTGCGAGCCTTCAGCGACGCCGGTGCCCAGGTGCTGGAGGTGCCCGCCTATGAATCCGGCTGCCCCCCAGAGCCAGACCCTCAGGTAATCCAGGCCCTGCAGCAGGGCGCGGTAGACTGCCTCACCTTCGCCAGCTCCAAAACCGTACGCCACGCCGCCCAACTCCTAGAGCAGGGCCTCGGCCCCGAGTGGCCTACCCATCTGCCAGGGGTCTGCCTAGCCTCCATCGGCCCCAAGACCTCCGAAACCTGCTACCAGGTCTTCGGCCGCGTCGATGTCGAAGCCCAGGAATACACCCTGGAAGGCCTCACCCAAGCCTTGGTTCAGGTGCTGGGCGAATCCAGGTGA
- a CDS encoding glutathione S-transferase family protein, translated as MLTLYHTPLSLNSRRVWVTLLEKGLHFDTIEMNLSGDQFQPEFLALNPFHHIPVLVDDEVTLIESFAIMDYLEAKYPIPSLLPSPPTALAKVRMIQMVTVNELLPAISPLTKKMMGFGSPDADALEKAHQQAAVCLGFCEEKLADWSFFGGDELSLADIVLGTVAPWFDQMELPLDQYPQLQAWIQRLLQRQAWQITQPTPEAIDAFKERMAKLMAQRGL; from the coding sequence ATGTTGACCCTCTATCACACACCACTATCCCTCAACTCGCGCCGGGTTTGGGTCACCCTACTGGAAAAAGGGCTCCACTTCGACACCATTGAGATGAATCTCAGTGGAGACCAGTTCCAGCCTGAATTCCTAGCCCTGAACCCCTTTCATCACATTCCCGTACTGGTAGACGATGAAGTCACCCTGATCGAATCCTTCGCCATCATGGACTACCTAGAGGCTAAATACCCCATTCCCTCTCTACTGCCGTCGCCCCCCACTGCCCTAGCCAAGGTCCGCATGATACAGATGGTCACCGTCAACGAGTTGCTGCCGGCTATCAGCCCCCTGACCAAGAAAATGATGGGATTCGGCAGCCCCGATGCCGACGCCCTAGAAAAGGCCCACCAGCAAGCCGCAGTTTGTCTGGGCTTCTGCGAAGAAAAGTTAGCAGATTGGTCCTTCTTTGGTGGCGACGAGCTATCTCTGGCAGACATTGTCCTAGGGACTGTGGCCCCCTGGTTTGACCAAATGGAGTTGCCCCTAGACCAATATCCCCAGCTACAGGCATGGATTCAACGGCTGCTGCAACGCCAGGCCTGGCAGATTACCCAACCCACCCCCGAGGCCATCGACGCCTTCAAAGAGCGCATGGCCAAACTCATGGCCCAGCGAGGGCTATAG
- a CDS encoding response regulator transcription factor → MGVFQTSLNYPDVPLSQAKILLVDDEALIRETIAMALEDEGYLVSVAEHGHAALEILKGNDASTLSANDFDLAILDWMLPGMNGLDLCRLIRHHQIDFPILILSAKGSEMDRVVGLEVGADDYLSKPFGMRELIARCRALMRRHRWSQKAPAKVVLTFQEISLYLNELRVTVNGQEINLSPKEFRILELFMSEPQRVWSREDLIQQVWGPDFMGDRKTVDVHIRWLREKIEPDPSQPRYITTLRGFGYRFG, encoded by the coding sequence ATGGGTGTGTTTCAAACCTCGCTGAATTATCCCGATGTCCCCCTTAGCCAGGCCAAAATTCTATTGGTTGACGATGAGGCCCTGATCCGCGAGACCATAGCCATGGCCTTGGAGGACGAAGGATATTTAGTCTCGGTAGCCGAACATGGCCATGCTGCTCTAGAGATCCTGAAGGGCAATGACGCCTCTACCCTGAGCGCTAACGATTTCGACCTGGCTATTCTGGATTGGATGTTGCCCGGCATGAACGGCCTCGATCTGTGTCGTCTCATCCGCCACCATCAGATCGATTTCCCCATTCTGATATTGAGTGCCAAGGGCAGTGAAATGGACCGGGTAGTTGGCCTGGAAGTAGGGGCAGACGATTACCTGTCCAAGCCCTTTGGTATGCGAGAGTTGATTGCCCGCTGCCGAGCGTTGATGCGTCGCCACCGTTGGTCCCAGAAGGCCCCGGCGAAGGTCGTACTCACCTTTCAGGAGATCAGCCTGTATCTGAATGAACTGCGGGTAACGGTGAATGGCCAAGAGATTAATCTCTCCCCCAAAGAGTTTCGGATTTTAGAGCTGTTTATGAGTGAGCCGCAAAGGGTGTGGTCCCGGGAGGATCTGATTCAGCAGGTGTGGGGACCCGACTTTATGGGCGATCGCAAAACGGTGGATGTGCATATCCGTTGGCTGCGGGAAAAAATCGAACCCGACCCCAGTCAGCCCCGCTATATCACCACCTTGCGTGGGTTTGGTTATCGCTTTGGTTGA
- a CDS encoding NAD+ synthase, with amino-acid sequence MKSTLRLAIAQLNPTIGDLSGNAQAILEAAQQAASQGADLVLTPELSLCGYPPRDLLFRPSFITAMAETLTQLAQQLPPQVGVLIGFATTNPDARDHGEKPLFNSTALVWSGRVHQVFHKQLLPTYDVFDEDRYFSPGRGASYFDWPLDNPSPPGEATVRVGVTICEDLWNDEEFWGGRTYPRNPIADLAQQGVDLVVNLSASPYSVGKQQLRESMLGHSAARFRCPIVYANQIGANDDLIFDGSSVAFNRQGNVMVRALGFQPDLTLVEFERQQRDFMPGPVAPLPLHHTAEIWAALVLGVRDYAHKCGFSRAVIGLSGGIDSSLVATIATAALGAANVLGVLMPSPYSSETSLQDAYALADNLGIHTTTLPIGNLMAGYGQTLAELFAGTEFGVAEENIQSRIRGNLLMAVANKFGYLLLSTGNKSEMAVGYCTLYGDMNGGLAVIADVPKTQVYSLCRWLNQRATENSAATSSATLPFAKAPIPTNVLAKPPSAELKPDQQDQDSLPAYDILDDILERLVQHHESLQEIVAAGHDPATVEQVTRLLARAEFKRRQAPPVLKITDRAFGMGWRMPIANRWSPSLPRPQDISAATAQPLPLSD; translated from the coding sequence ATGAAATCTACCCTTAGACTTGCGATCGCACAGCTCAACCCCACCATCGGAGATCTCAGCGGCAATGCCCAGGCTATCCTCGAGGCCGCCCAGCAAGCCGCCAGCCAGGGCGCCGATCTGGTATTAACGCCAGAACTCTCCCTCTGTGGCTATCCGCCTCGAGATCTATTGTTTCGCCCCAGCTTCATCACCGCCATGGCCGAGACCCTGACCCAATTGGCTCAGCAACTGCCCCCGCAAGTGGGGGTACTGATCGGCTTCGCCACCACCAATCCCGATGCCCGCGACCACGGCGAAAAACCTCTGTTTAACAGCACTGCCTTAGTGTGGTCGGGGCGGGTGCATCAGGTCTTTCACAAACAGTTACTGCCCACCTATGATGTCTTCGACGAAGACCGCTATTTCTCCCCCGGACGCGGGGCCAGCTACTTCGACTGGCCGCTGGACAATCCCTCACCTCCTGGAGAGGCCACCGTGCGGGTGGGGGTGACCATCTGCGAAGATCTGTGGAACGACGAAGAGTTCTGGGGCGGACGCACCTATCCCCGCAACCCCATCGCCGACTTGGCCCAGCAGGGGGTTGACCTGGTGGTCAATCTATCGGCCTCTCCCTATTCCGTGGGCAAGCAGCAGTTACGGGAATCCATGCTGGGCCACAGCGCCGCCCGCTTCCGCTGCCCCATCGTCTACGCCAATCAGATCGGGGCCAACGACGATTTAATTTTCGATGGCAGCAGCGTTGCCTTCAACCGTCAGGGGAACGTCATGGTTCGCGCCCTCGGCTTCCAACCCGATCTCACCCTAGTGGAGTTCGAGCGGCAGCAACGGGATTTCATGCCAGGCCCTGTGGCCCCCTTGCCCCTCCACCATACCGCCGAAATTTGGGCCGCCCTGGTCCTGGGAGTACGAGACTATGCCCACAAATGCGGCTTTTCTCGAGCGGTGATCGGTCTCAGTGGTGGCATCGATTCATCCCTGGTAGCCACCATCGCCACCGCTGCCCTGGGGGCCGCCAATGTGCTGGGAGTACTGATGCCGTCGCCCTACAGCTCCGAGACCTCCCTCCAGGATGCCTACGCCCTGGCCGACAATCTGGGCATTCACACCACCACCCTACCCATTGGCAATCTCATGGCAGGCTATGGCCAGACCCTGGCCGAACTGTTTGCCGGCACCGAATTTGGGGTGGCCGAAGAAAATATCCAGTCTCGCATCCGCGGCAACCTGCTCATGGCCGTAGCCAATAAATTTGGCTATTTACTGTTATCCACCGGTAATAAGTCCGAAATGGCCGTGGGCTACTGCACCCTCTATGGCGACATGAACGGTGGCCTGGCCGTGATTGCCGACGTGCCCAAGACCCAGGTCTATAGCCTGTGTCGATGGCTGAATCAAAGGGCAACTGAAAATTCTGCAGCCACCAGTTCCGCCACGCTCCCCTTTGCCAAAGCCCCGATTCCGACCAATGTCTTGGCGAAGCCTCCCAGCGCCGAGCTCAAGCCCGACCAACAGGACCAAGATTCCCTACCTGCCTACGACATCCTAGATGACATCCTAGAGCGGTTGGTGCAGCACCACGAATCCCTGCAAGAGATCGTCGCCGCCGGCCATGATCCGGCCACCGTGGAGCAGGTGACGCGGTTGCTGGCCCGGGCGGAATTTAAGCGCCGCCAGGCCCCGCCGGTCCTGAAGATTACCGATCGGGCCTTTGGCATGGGCTGGCGCATGCCCATCGCCAACCGCTGGTCGCCCAGCTTGCCCCGGCCCCAGGATATATCGGCAGCGACAGCTCAGCCCTTGCCGCTGTCAGATTAG